A DNA window from Ranitomeya imitator isolate aRanImi1 chromosome 2, aRanImi1.pri, whole genome shotgun sequence contains the following coding sequences:
- the LOC138666269 gene encoding uncharacterized protein, producing MTIRTFDMLLEIIRPGITYQDTRRRKAISAEERLLLTLRFLSTGLSYAGLHLEFLIGRSTISGIVRSTCLQIWEKLHEIVMPEPKQEDWLKIASGFKNTCDFPNCIGAVDGKHIRVRKPPNSGSQFYNYKQFFSVVLLAVADSNYRFVIVDIGSYGRTGDCRVFNASIMGRRLRDNQLNLPPPRQLPGSNAEAVPFVLVGDEAFQLTRHVMRPYPRRNLDHWRRVFNMRLSRAQRLVECAFGILVAKWRVLQSAIQLSEATINEQYDAKA from the exons ATGACCATCAGGacctttgatatgttgttggagatcatacgtccaggtatcacgtatcaggacacaaggaggcgaaaagccatctctgctgaggagcgtcttctcctaaccttacg cttcctgtccacaggcttgtcctatgcgggactacaccttgaATTTCTGATTGGGCGTtccacaatttctggcattgttcgttcaacctgtttgcaaatatgggagaaacttcatgaaattgttatgcctgagcccaaacaggaggattggctcaaaatcgccagtgGATTCaaaaacacttgtgacttccctaactgcattggagctgtggatgggaaacatatcagggtgcgtaagccgccgaactctggctcccaattctacaattacaagcagtttttctctgtagttctgttagctgttgctgacagtaactacaggtttgtaattgtagacattgggtcctatggacgaactggagactgtagggtcttcaatgcgtccattatgggtcggcggctacgtgacaaccagttaaacctcccaccaccacgacaactcccaggctccaatgcggaagcagtgccttttgttttggttggagatgaggcttttcaactgacgaggcacgtcatgaggccttatcccaggcgcaacctggaccactggCGGAGGGTATTTAATATGAGACTTTCCAGGGCGCAGAgactggtggaatgtgcctttgggattcttgttgccaaatggcgtgttctccagtctgccattcagctcagtgaggctacaatcaatgaa CAGTATGATGCAAAAGCATAG